One Amaranthus tricolor cultivar Red isolate AtriRed21 chromosome 10, ASM2621246v1, whole genome shotgun sequence genomic window carries:
- the LOC130825969 gene encoding uncharacterized protein LOC130825969 isoform X3 has protein sequence MPISLHLQFPFFVSSEFRRHRSILIPKLSLPLRPLLPSANFRVFTSNLGKLHTQNSKLCCFCKTNLQVDKVDAVEVIDRPPFDINLAVILAGFAFEAYTTPPDNVGRREVDAAGCMTVYLSESFVREIYDGQMCIQLKKGFDFPAMDPWGTSDPYVVIEYDGQVVKSKTKWGTKDPTWNEEFNINIKLPPNAMLQVAAWDANLVTPHKRMGNAGFDLNALCDGDAHELLVELEGMGGGGKLQFEVKYRSFGEIDEDRKWWKIPFVSEFFSNNGFDSAVKMLSGSESVPVSEFVQNTFSQLKSLNDSYLQKDQRPSTIKLEIDDGFNDSSVDSDASLSTINSSEGSSNDPKLNEGIDENECSSNDTSDTTQSNMQFWKSFADVISQNLVQKLGIPVPEKMKWDAFDVIKNIGFQSQQVAEAGYIESGLATPEKDPNNDSAAEPSPLNISKLQSTLPDLKKVTEDILKQTDYFGFQSQWVAEDGNIEPEVAMPEKEPNNNSGTESSSLSISKIQVSLPDIRKATDDILKQTDSIFSALMVLSAAGSQSKKESLNGEHSDNIEDSSSKDDGDVVTYMRSDELAELNETRAQEMRALFSTAESAMEAWAMLASALGKPSLIRSEFEKICFLDNSTTDTQVAIWRDSTRKRLVVAFRGTEQSRWKDLRTDLMLAPAGLNPERIGGDFKEEVQVHSGFLSAYDSVRTRIMSLIKKAIDFIDDAEQSHPKWQIYCTGHSLGGALATLLALELSSTQLAKSGAISVTMYNFGSPRVGNKRFAQVYNERVRDSWRVVNHRDIIPTVPRLMGYCHVAQPVYLAAGTQGSSQQHYRKMSSFLKMAIKEM, from the exons ATGCCCATTTCTCTTCACCTTCAATTTCCATTCTTTGTCTCATCGGAATTCCGCCGCCATCGCTCAATCTTAATCCCCAAACTATCTCTTCCTCTTCGACCTCTCCTTCCTTCCGccaattttagggtttttacttCCAATTTGGGGAAATTACATACTCAAAATAGTAAACTTTGTTGTTTCTGTAAAACTAATTTGCAGGTCGATAAGGTTGATGCTGTGGAAGTGATTGATCGTCCCCCTTTTGATATTAATCTTGCTGTCATTTTAGCTGGTTTTGCTTTCGAAGCTTATACTACTCCTCCT GATAATGTCGGACGACGAGAAGTGGATGCTGCGGGTTGTATGACGGTTTATCTTTCTGA ATCATTTGTTCGAGAAATTTATGATGGACAAATGTGCATACAGTTGAAGAAAGGCTTTGATTTCCCAGCCATGGATCCATGG ggAACAAGTGATCCATATGTTGTGATAGAGTATGATGGTCAAGTTGTCAAGAGCAAAACAAAATGGGG GACAAAAGATCCTACATGGAATGAGGAGTTCAATATCAATATAAAGCTGCCACCCAATGCAATGCTTCAG GTGGCAGCTTGGGATGCAAATCTTGTCACACCACATAAGCGCATGGGAAATGCAGGCTTTGACTTGAATGCCTTATGTGATG GAGATGCACATGAGTTGCTGGTGGAATTGGAAGGCATGGGAGGTGGTGGAAAGTTACAATTTGAG GTCAAATATAGGAGTTTTGGAGAAATTGACGAAGATAGAAAATGGTGGAAGATACCCTTTGTTTCTGAATTCTTTAGCAATAATGGATTTGATTCTGCTGTGAAAATGCTTTCTGGATCTGAAAGTGTGCCTGTTAGCGAATTTGTGCAAAACACCTTCAGTCAGTTAAAATCATTAAATGATTCATATCTTCAAAAAGATCAGCGTCCTAGTACAATTAAGCTTGAGATAGATGATGGGTTTAATGACTCTTCGGTGGATTCTGATGCATCATTGTCAACAATCAACTCCTCAGAAGGATCCTCGAATGATCCAAAACTTAATGAGGGAATTGATGAAAATGAATGTTCATCAAATGACACGAGTGACACTACACAATCAAACATGCAATTTTGGAAGAGCTTTGCTGATGTTATCAGTCAAAATCTGGTTCAGAAATTGGGGATCCCCGTTCCCGAGAAAATGAAGTGGGATGCTTTTGACGTGATAAAAAATATTGGTTTTCAGTCACAGCAGGTGGCAGAAGCTGGGTATATAGAATCAGGACTTGCCACTCCAGAAAAGGACCCTAACAATGATAGTGCTGCAGAACCTAGCCCCCTTAACATCAGCAAACTTCAGTCTACACTTCCTGATCTTAAGAAGGTGACTGAGGACATACTGAAGCAAACTGATTATTTTGGCTTTCAGTCACAGTGGGTGGCAGAAGATGGTAATATTGAACCTGAAGTTGCAATGCCAGAAAAGGAACCCAACAATAATAGTGGTACAGAATCTAGCTCCCTTAGCATCAGCAAAATTCAGGTTTCACTTCCTGATATCAGGAAAGCAACTGATGACATATTGAAACAAACGGATTCTATTTTCAGTGCTCTGATGGTTCTATCTGCGGCTGGTTCTCAATCAAAGAAGGAATCCCTGAATGGTGAACATTCTGATAACATAGAAGACAGTTCATCAAaagatgatggtgatgttgttACATATATGAGGAGTGATGAACTTGCTGAATTGAATGAAACAAGAGCTCAAGAGATGAGAGCCCTTTTTTCAACTGCTGAAAGCGCCATGGAGGCTTGGGCTATGCTTGCCTCTGCATTGGGAAAGCCAAGTTTAATTAGATCGGAGTTTGAGAAGATATGTTTCTTGGATAATTCGACTACAGATACTCAG GTAGCAATTTGGCGGGATTCCACAAGAAAGCGATTAGTTGTTGCATTCAGGGGCACTGAACAA TCAAGATGGAAGGATTTGCGGACGGATTTGATGCTAGCTCCTGCTGG ATTAAATCCTGAGAGAATTGGTGGAGACTTCAAGGAAGAAGTTCAA GTTCACAGTGGTTTTTTGAGTGCATATGATTCCGTAAGGACAAGGATTATGTCTCTAATCAAGAAAGCTATTGATTTCAT AGATGATGCAGAACAGTCACACCCGAAATGGCAAATTTATTGCACTGGCCATAGCCTTGGTGGTGCATTGGCAACATTGCTTGCGCTTGAGCTTTCTTCAACGCAGCTAGCAAA GAGTGGAGCTATATCTGTGACTATGTATAACTTTGGATCGCCTAGAGTTGGAAATAAGAGATTTGCTCAAGTTTACAATGAG AGAGTGAGAGATAGTTGGAGGGTAGTAAATCACAGAGATATCATACCAACGGTACCTCGCTTGATGGGTTACTGTCATGTAGCCCAGCCTGTTTATCTTGCTGCTGGAACCCAGGGGAGTTCTCAA CAACACTATAGGAAAATGTCAAGCTTTCTGAAGATGGCTATCAAGGAGATGTGA
- the LOC130825969 gene encoding uncharacterized protein LOC130825969 isoform X1 yields MPISLHLQFPFFVSSEFRRHRSILIPKLSLPLRPLLPSANFRVFTSNLGKLHTQNSKLCCFCKTNLQVDKVDAVEVIDRPPFDINLAVILAGFAFEAYTTPPDNVGRREVDAAGCMTVYLSESFVREIYDGQMCIQLKKGFDFPAMDPWGTSDPYVVIEYDGQVVKSKTKWGTKDPTWNEEFNINIKLPPNAMLQVAAWDANLVTPHKRMGNAGFDLNALCDGDAHELLVELEGMGGGGKLQFEVKYRSFGEIDEDRKWWKIPFVSEFFSNNGFDSAVKMLSGSESVPVSEFVQNTFSQLKSLNDSYLQKDQRPSTIKLEIDDGFNDSSVDSDASLSTINSSEGSSNDPKLNEGIDENECSSNDTSDTTQSNMQFWKSFADVISQNLVQKLGIPVPEKMKWDAFDVIKNIGFQSQQVAEAGYIESGLATPEKDPNNDSAAEPSPLNISKLQSTLPDLKKVTEDILKQTDYFGFQSQWVAEDGNIEPEVAMPEKEPNNNSGTESSSLSISKIQVSLPDIRKATDDILKQTDSIFSALMVLSAAGSQSKKESLNGEHSDNIEDSSSKDDGDVVTYMRSDELAELNETRAQEMRALFSTAESAMEAWAMLASALGKPSLIRSEFEKICFLDNSTTDTQVAIWRDSTRKRLVVAFRGTEQSRWKDLRTDLMLAPAGLNPERIGGDFKEEVQVHSGFLSAYDSVRTRIMSLIKKAIDFIDDAEQSHPKWQIYCTGHSLGGALATLLALELSSTQLAKSGAISVTMYNFGSPRVGNKRFAQVYNERVRDSWRVVNHRDIIPTVPRLMGYCHVAQPVYLAAGTQGSSQENVKLSEDGYQGDVIGEATPDVLVNEFMKGEKELVDRILQTEINIFRAIRDGTALMQHMEDFYYISLLENVKSNYQTATVPLNSKGGDLSVN; encoded by the exons ATGCCCATTTCTCTTCACCTTCAATTTCCATTCTTTGTCTCATCGGAATTCCGCCGCCATCGCTCAATCTTAATCCCCAAACTATCTCTTCCTCTTCGACCTCTCCTTCCTTCCGccaattttagggtttttacttCCAATTTGGGGAAATTACATACTCAAAATAGTAAACTTTGTTGTTTCTGTAAAACTAATTTGCAGGTCGATAAGGTTGATGCTGTGGAAGTGATTGATCGTCCCCCTTTTGATATTAATCTTGCTGTCATTTTAGCTGGTTTTGCTTTCGAAGCTTATACTACTCCTCCT GATAATGTCGGACGACGAGAAGTGGATGCTGCGGGTTGTATGACGGTTTATCTTTCTGA ATCATTTGTTCGAGAAATTTATGATGGACAAATGTGCATACAGTTGAAGAAAGGCTTTGATTTCCCAGCCATGGATCCATGG ggAACAAGTGATCCATATGTTGTGATAGAGTATGATGGTCAAGTTGTCAAGAGCAAAACAAAATGGGG GACAAAAGATCCTACATGGAATGAGGAGTTCAATATCAATATAAAGCTGCCACCCAATGCAATGCTTCAG GTGGCAGCTTGGGATGCAAATCTTGTCACACCACATAAGCGCATGGGAAATGCAGGCTTTGACTTGAATGCCTTATGTGATG GAGATGCACATGAGTTGCTGGTGGAATTGGAAGGCATGGGAGGTGGTGGAAAGTTACAATTTGAG GTCAAATATAGGAGTTTTGGAGAAATTGACGAAGATAGAAAATGGTGGAAGATACCCTTTGTTTCTGAATTCTTTAGCAATAATGGATTTGATTCTGCTGTGAAAATGCTTTCTGGATCTGAAAGTGTGCCTGTTAGCGAATTTGTGCAAAACACCTTCAGTCAGTTAAAATCATTAAATGATTCATATCTTCAAAAAGATCAGCGTCCTAGTACAATTAAGCTTGAGATAGATGATGGGTTTAATGACTCTTCGGTGGATTCTGATGCATCATTGTCAACAATCAACTCCTCAGAAGGATCCTCGAATGATCCAAAACTTAATGAGGGAATTGATGAAAATGAATGTTCATCAAATGACACGAGTGACACTACACAATCAAACATGCAATTTTGGAAGAGCTTTGCTGATGTTATCAGTCAAAATCTGGTTCAGAAATTGGGGATCCCCGTTCCCGAGAAAATGAAGTGGGATGCTTTTGACGTGATAAAAAATATTGGTTTTCAGTCACAGCAGGTGGCAGAAGCTGGGTATATAGAATCAGGACTTGCCACTCCAGAAAAGGACCCTAACAATGATAGTGCTGCAGAACCTAGCCCCCTTAACATCAGCAAACTTCAGTCTACACTTCCTGATCTTAAGAAGGTGACTGAGGACATACTGAAGCAAACTGATTATTTTGGCTTTCAGTCACAGTGGGTGGCAGAAGATGGTAATATTGAACCTGAAGTTGCAATGCCAGAAAAGGAACCCAACAATAATAGTGGTACAGAATCTAGCTCCCTTAGCATCAGCAAAATTCAGGTTTCACTTCCTGATATCAGGAAAGCAACTGATGACATATTGAAACAAACGGATTCTATTTTCAGTGCTCTGATGGTTCTATCTGCGGCTGGTTCTCAATCAAAGAAGGAATCCCTGAATGGTGAACATTCTGATAACATAGAAGACAGTTCATCAAaagatgatggtgatgttgttACATATATGAGGAGTGATGAACTTGCTGAATTGAATGAAACAAGAGCTCAAGAGATGAGAGCCCTTTTTTCAACTGCTGAAAGCGCCATGGAGGCTTGGGCTATGCTTGCCTCTGCATTGGGAAAGCCAAGTTTAATTAGATCGGAGTTTGAGAAGATATGTTTCTTGGATAATTCGACTACAGATACTCAG GTAGCAATTTGGCGGGATTCCACAAGAAAGCGATTAGTTGTTGCATTCAGGGGCACTGAACAA TCAAGATGGAAGGATTTGCGGACGGATTTGATGCTAGCTCCTGCTGG ATTAAATCCTGAGAGAATTGGTGGAGACTTCAAGGAAGAAGTTCAA GTTCACAGTGGTTTTTTGAGTGCATATGATTCCGTAAGGACAAGGATTATGTCTCTAATCAAGAAAGCTATTGATTTCAT AGATGATGCAGAACAGTCACACCCGAAATGGCAAATTTATTGCACTGGCCATAGCCTTGGTGGTGCATTGGCAACATTGCTTGCGCTTGAGCTTTCTTCAACGCAGCTAGCAAA GAGTGGAGCTATATCTGTGACTATGTATAACTTTGGATCGCCTAGAGTTGGAAATAAGAGATTTGCTCAAGTTTACAATGAG AGAGTGAGAGATAGTTGGAGGGTAGTAAATCACAGAGATATCATACCAACGGTACCTCGCTTGATGGGTTACTGTCATGTAGCCCAGCCTGTTTATCTTGCTGCTGGAACCCAGGGGAGTTCTCAA GAAAATGTCAAGCTTTCTGAAGATGGCTATCAAGGAGATGTGATTGGAGAAGCAACTCCTGATGTCTTGGTCAATGAATTT ATGAAAGGTGAGAAAGAACTAGTAGACAGAATTCTACAGACAGAGATAAATATTTTTCGTGCCATTAGAGATGGGACCGCATTGATGCAACATATGGAGGATTTTTACTATATCTCACTTTTGGAG AATGTGAAGTCAAACTATCAGACTGCCACTGTGCCGCTAAACAGTAAAGGAGGCGACTTATCTGTCAATTGA
- the LOC130825969 gene encoding uncharacterized protein LOC130825969 isoform X4 — protein MPISLHLQFPFFVSSEFRRHRSILIPKLSLPLRPLLPSANFRVFTSNLGKLHTQNSKLCCFCKTNLQVDKVDAVEVIDRPPFDINLAVILAGFAFEAYTTPPDNVGRREVDAAGCMTVYLSESFVREIYDGQMCIQLKKGFDFPAMDPWGTSDPYVVIEYDGQVVKSKTKWGTKDPTWNEEFNINIKLPPNAMLQVAAWDANLVTPHKRMGNAGFDLNALCDGDAHELLVELEGMGGGGKLQFEVKYRSFGEIDEDRKWWKIPFVSEFFSNNGFDSAVKMLSGSESVPVSEFVQNTFSQLKSLNDSYLQKDQRPSTIKLEIDDGFNDSSVDSDASLSTINSSEGSSNDPKLNEGIDENECSSNDTSDTTQSNMQFWKSFADVISQNLVQKLGIPVPEKMKWDAFDVIKNIGFQSQQVAEAGYIESGLATPEKDPNNDSAAEPSPLNISKLQSTLPDLKKVTEDILKQTDYFGFQSQWVAEDGNIEPEVAMPEKEPNNNSGTESSSLSISKIQVSLPDIRKATDDILKQTDSIFSALMVLSAAGSQSKKESLNGEHSDNIEDSSSKDDGDVVTYMRSDELAELNETRAQEMRALFSTAESAMEAWAMLASALGKPSLIRSEFEKICFLDNSTTDTQVAIWRDSTRKRLVVAFRGTEQSRWKDLRTDLMLAPAGLNPERIGGDFKEEVQVHSGFLSAYDSVRTRIMSLIKKAIDFIDDAEQSHPKWQIYCTGHSLGGALATLLALELSSTQLAKSGAISVTMYNFGSPRVGNKRFAQVYNERVRDSWRVVNHRDIIPTVPRLMGYCHVAQPVYLAAGTQGSSQ, from the exons ATGCCCATTTCTCTTCACCTTCAATTTCCATTCTTTGTCTCATCGGAATTCCGCCGCCATCGCTCAATCTTAATCCCCAAACTATCTCTTCCTCTTCGACCTCTCCTTCCTTCCGccaattttagggtttttacttCCAATTTGGGGAAATTACATACTCAAAATAGTAAACTTTGTTGTTTCTGTAAAACTAATTTGCAGGTCGATAAGGTTGATGCTGTGGAAGTGATTGATCGTCCCCCTTTTGATATTAATCTTGCTGTCATTTTAGCTGGTTTTGCTTTCGAAGCTTATACTACTCCTCCT GATAATGTCGGACGACGAGAAGTGGATGCTGCGGGTTGTATGACGGTTTATCTTTCTGA ATCATTTGTTCGAGAAATTTATGATGGACAAATGTGCATACAGTTGAAGAAAGGCTTTGATTTCCCAGCCATGGATCCATGG ggAACAAGTGATCCATATGTTGTGATAGAGTATGATGGTCAAGTTGTCAAGAGCAAAACAAAATGGGG GACAAAAGATCCTACATGGAATGAGGAGTTCAATATCAATATAAAGCTGCCACCCAATGCAATGCTTCAG GTGGCAGCTTGGGATGCAAATCTTGTCACACCACATAAGCGCATGGGAAATGCAGGCTTTGACTTGAATGCCTTATGTGATG GAGATGCACATGAGTTGCTGGTGGAATTGGAAGGCATGGGAGGTGGTGGAAAGTTACAATTTGAG GTCAAATATAGGAGTTTTGGAGAAATTGACGAAGATAGAAAATGGTGGAAGATACCCTTTGTTTCTGAATTCTTTAGCAATAATGGATTTGATTCTGCTGTGAAAATGCTTTCTGGATCTGAAAGTGTGCCTGTTAGCGAATTTGTGCAAAACACCTTCAGTCAGTTAAAATCATTAAATGATTCATATCTTCAAAAAGATCAGCGTCCTAGTACAATTAAGCTTGAGATAGATGATGGGTTTAATGACTCTTCGGTGGATTCTGATGCATCATTGTCAACAATCAACTCCTCAGAAGGATCCTCGAATGATCCAAAACTTAATGAGGGAATTGATGAAAATGAATGTTCATCAAATGACACGAGTGACACTACACAATCAAACATGCAATTTTGGAAGAGCTTTGCTGATGTTATCAGTCAAAATCTGGTTCAGAAATTGGGGATCCCCGTTCCCGAGAAAATGAAGTGGGATGCTTTTGACGTGATAAAAAATATTGGTTTTCAGTCACAGCAGGTGGCAGAAGCTGGGTATATAGAATCAGGACTTGCCACTCCAGAAAAGGACCCTAACAATGATAGTGCTGCAGAACCTAGCCCCCTTAACATCAGCAAACTTCAGTCTACACTTCCTGATCTTAAGAAGGTGACTGAGGACATACTGAAGCAAACTGATTATTTTGGCTTTCAGTCACAGTGGGTGGCAGAAGATGGTAATATTGAACCTGAAGTTGCAATGCCAGAAAAGGAACCCAACAATAATAGTGGTACAGAATCTAGCTCCCTTAGCATCAGCAAAATTCAGGTTTCACTTCCTGATATCAGGAAAGCAACTGATGACATATTGAAACAAACGGATTCTATTTTCAGTGCTCTGATGGTTCTATCTGCGGCTGGTTCTCAATCAAAGAAGGAATCCCTGAATGGTGAACATTCTGATAACATAGAAGACAGTTCATCAAaagatgatggtgatgttgttACATATATGAGGAGTGATGAACTTGCTGAATTGAATGAAACAAGAGCTCAAGAGATGAGAGCCCTTTTTTCAACTGCTGAAAGCGCCATGGAGGCTTGGGCTATGCTTGCCTCTGCATTGGGAAAGCCAAGTTTAATTAGATCGGAGTTTGAGAAGATATGTTTCTTGGATAATTCGACTACAGATACTCAG GTAGCAATTTGGCGGGATTCCACAAGAAAGCGATTAGTTGTTGCATTCAGGGGCACTGAACAA TCAAGATGGAAGGATTTGCGGACGGATTTGATGCTAGCTCCTGCTGG ATTAAATCCTGAGAGAATTGGTGGAGACTTCAAGGAAGAAGTTCAA GTTCACAGTGGTTTTTTGAGTGCATATGATTCCGTAAGGACAAGGATTATGTCTCTAATCAAGAAAGCTATTGATTTCAT AGATGATGCAGAACAGTCACACCCGAAATGGCAAATTTATTGCACTGGCCATAGCCTTGGTGGTGCATTGGCAACATTGCTTGCGCTTGAGCTTTCTTCAACGCAGCTAGCAAA GAGTGGAGCTATATCTGTGACTATGTATAACTTTGGATCGCCTAGAGTTGGAAATAAGAGATTTGCTCAAGTTTACAATGAG AGAGTGAGAGATAGTTGGAGGGTAGTAAATCACAGAGATATCATACCAACGGTACCTCGCTTGATGGGTTACTGTCATGTAGCCCAGCCTGTTTATCTTGCTGCTGGAACCCAGGGGAGTTCTCAA TGA
- the LOC130825969 gene encoding uncharacterized protein LOC130825969 isoform X2 — protein sequence MPISLHLQFPFFVSSEFRRHRSILIPKLSLPLRPLLPSANFRVFTSNLGKLHTQNSKLCCFCKTNLQVDKVDAVEVIDRPPFDINLAVILAGFAFEAYTTPPDNVGRREVDAAGCMTVYLSESFVREIYDGQMCIQLKKGFDFPAMDPWGTSDPYVVIEYDGQVVKSKTKWGTKDPTWNEEFNINIKLPPNAMLQVAAWDANLVTPHKRMGNAGFDLNALCDGDAHELLVELEGMGGGGKLQFEVKYRSFGEIDEDRKWWKIPFVSEFFSNNGFDSAVKMLSGSESVPVSEFVQNTFSQLKSLNDSYLQKDQRPSTIKLEIDDGFNDSSVDSDASLSTINSSEGSSNDPKLNEGIDENECSSNDTSDTTQSNMQFWKSFADVISQNLVQKLGIPVPEKMKWDAFDVIKNIGFQSQQVAEAGYIESGLATPEKDPNNDSAAEPSPLNISKLQSTLPDLKKVTEDILKQTDYFGFQSQWVAEDGNIEPEVAMPEKEPNNNSGTESSSLSISKIQVSLPDIRKATDDILKQTDSIFSALMVLSAAGSQSKKESLNGEHSDNIEDSSSKDDGDVVTYMRSDELAELNETRAQEMRALFSTAESAMEAWAMLASALGKPSLIRSEFEKICFLDNSTTDTQVAIWRDSTRKRLVVAFRGTEQSRWKDLRTDLMLAPAGLNPERIGGDFKEEVQVHSGFLSAYDSVRTRIMSLIKKAIDFIDDAEQSHPKWQIYCTGHSLGGALATLLALELSSTQLAKSGAISVTMYNFGSPRVGNKRFAQVYNERVRDSWRVVNHRDIIPTVPRLMGYCHVAQPVYLAAGTQGSSQENVKLSEDGYQGDVIGEATPDVLVNEFSIPWLVCIRRHPHLVTTPSVAHWNMPNIEPLSSACHLVDNVLKLPLIC from the exons ATGCCCATTTCTCTTCACCTTCAATTTCCATTCTTTGTCTCATCGGAATTCCGCCGCCATCGCTCAATCTTAATCCCCAAACTATCTCTTCCTCTTCGACCTCTCCTTCCTTCCGccaattttagggtttttacttCCAATTTGGGGAAATTACATACTCAAAATAGTAAACTTTGTTGTTTCTGTAAAACTAATTTGCAGGTCGATAAGGTTGATGCTGTGGAAGTGATTGATCGTCCCCCTTTTGATATTAATCTTGCTGTCATTTTAGCTGGTTTTGCTTTCGAAGCTTATACTACTCCTCCT GATAATGTCGGACGACGAGAAGTGGATGCTGCGGGTTGTATGACGGTTTATCTTTCTGA ATCATTTGTTCGAGAAATTTATGATGGACAAATGTGCATACAGTTGAAGAAAGGCTTTGATTTCCCAGCCATGGATCCATGG ggAACAAGTGATCCATATGTTGTGATAGAGTATGATGGTCAAGTTGTCAAGAGCAAAACAAAATGGGG GACAAAAGATCCTACATGGAATGAGGAGTTCAATATCAATATAAAGCTGCCACCCAATGCAATGCTTCAG GTGGCAGCTTGGGATGCAAATCTTGTCACACCACATAAGCGCATGGGAAATGCAGGCTTTGACTTGAATGCCTTATGTGATG GAGATGCACATGAGTTGCTGGTGGAATTGGAAGGCATGGGAGGTGGTGGAAAGTTACAATTTGAG GTCAAATATAGGAGTTTTGGAGAAATTGACGAAGATAGAAAATGGTGGAAGATACCCTTTGTTTCTGAATTCTTTAGCAATAATGGATTTGATTCTGCTGTGAAAATGCTTTCTGGATCTGAAAGTGTGCCTGTTAGCGAATTTGTGCAAAACACCTTCAGTCAGTTAAAATCATTAAATGATTCATATCTTCAAAAAGATCAGCGTCCTAGTACAATTAAGCTTGAGATAGATGATGGGTTTAATGACTCTTCGGTGGATTCTGATGCATCATTGTCAACAATCAACTCCTCAGAAGGATCCTCGAATGATCCAAAACTTAATGAGGGAATTGATGAAAATGAATGTTCATCAAATGACACGAGTGACACTACACAATCAAACATGCAATTTTGGAAGAGCTTTGCTGATGTTATCAGTCAAAATCTGGTTCAGAAATTGGGGATCCCCGTTCCCGAGAAAATGAAGTGGGATGCTTTTGACGTGATAAAAAATATTGGTTTTCAGTCACAGCAGGTGGCAGAAGCTGGGTATATAGAATCAGGACTTGCCACTCCAGAAAAGGACCCTAACAATGATAGTGCTGCAGAACCTAGCCCCCTTAACATCAGCAAACTTCAGTCTACACTTCCTGATCTTAAGAAGGTGACTGAGGACATACTGAAGCAAACTGATTATTTTGGCTTTCAGTCACAGTGGGTGGCAGAAGATGGTAATATTGAACCTGAAGTTGCAATGCCAGAAAAGGAACCCAACAATAATAGTGGTACAGAATCTAGCTCCCTTAGCATCAGCAAAATTCAGGTTTCACTTCCTGATATCAGGAAAGCAACTGATGACATATTGAAACAAACGGATTCTATTTTCAGTGCTCTGATGGTTCTATCTGCGGCTGGTTCTCAATCAAAGAAGGAATCCCTGAATGGTGAACATTCTGATAACATAGAAGACAGTTCATCAAaagatgatggtgatgttgttACATATATGAGGAGTGATGAACTTGCTGAATTGAATGAAACAAGAGCTCAAGAGATGAGAGCCCTTTTTTCAACTGCTGAAAGCGCCATGGAGGCTTGGGCTATGCTTGCCTCTGCATTGGGAAAGCCAAGTTTAATTAGATCGGAGTTTGAGAAGATATGTTTCTTGGATAATTCGACTACAGATACTCAG GTAGCAATTTGGCGGGATTCCACAAGAAAGCGATTAGTTGTTGCATTCAGGGGCACTGAACAA TCAAGATGGAAGGATTTGCGGACGGATTTGATGCTAGCTCCTGCTGG ATTAAATCCTGAGAGAATTGGTGGAGACTTCAAGGAAGAAGTTCAA GTTCACAGTGGTTTTTTGAGTGCATATGATTCCGTAAGGACAAGGATTATGTCTCTAATCAAGAAAGCTATTGATTTCAT AGATGATGCAGAACAGTCACACCCGAAATGGCAAATTTATTGCACTGGCCATAGCCTTGGTGGTGCATTGGCAACATTGCTTGCGCTTGAGCTTTCTTCAACGCAGCTAGCAAA GAGTGGAGCTATATCTGTGACTATGTATAACTTTGGATCGCCTAGAGTTGGAAATAAGAGATTTGCTCAAGTTTACAATGAG AGAGTGAGAGATAGTTGGAGGGTAGTAAATCACAGAGATATCATACCAACGGTACCTCGCTTGATGGGTTACTGTCATGTAGCCCAGCCTGTTTATCTTGCTGCTGGAACCCAGGGGAGTTCTCAA GAAAATGTCAAGCTTTCTGAAGATGGCTATCAAGGAGATGTGATTGGAGAAGCAACTCCTGATGTCTTGGTCAATGAATTT tCTATACCATGGCTAGTTTGCATAAGGAGGCATCCTCATTTGGTGACTACACCAAGTGTTGCACATTGGAACATGCCGAACATAGAACCCTTGAGCTCAGCCTGTCATCTGGTTGACAATGTCTTGAAGCTTCCCCTCATTTGCTAA